One genomic segment of Clostridium estertheticum subsp. estertheticum includes these proteins:
- a CDS encoding dynamin family protein, with product MKTFDELKEEMELSIKELINEILIHIPESMQKKYSEDLLEDLQNEFYTVVVLGEFKRGKSTFVNSLLGENLLPVDVTPTTATINAMLWNEERQMSVYNMDGTVEKLELNNQYLKKYVAGTDFDPNTIQYIKVGMPSEILKNNVVLVDTPGVDDLNQQRVDVTYKFIPRADAVLFLLDATSPVRRTEKEFIEDNLLSKGIDKIMFIANFIDQIDEDELEEVVDDISDRLKNALGGREVQLFGISARNALEARINGDELLLEQSGILLVEDAMTKLIDSGAQTEEKISRYKKRFIMILNASERELESLILIESASVDELQSGLENISKMIKEEERRKEALGEYVRRQEYEMIAIVRKSVNHFGENLRNDILEKVEEFKGVDFKEFIEKYLPRMIKRGVNGWIEQNMGGISKMLQMLERELALGLSKHFNASFTKFNLDIGFVEVDKTKLYSFQIKAEDISRTPITAGVIAASLGTVGALMVGSVLLPFVGMAGYPFISKKMMQGKLAAAKVKLLPELNIALDTVVENFSSGLDDLVLSKTKEIKNACSETYDKLINSKLLVIQREIKEKQNLSFNSKGRIDTFNKSIDNINKLRKIINEGGM from the coding sequence ATGAAAACATTCGATGAATTAAAGGAAGAAATGGAATTAAGCATCAAGGAACTAATAAATGAAATACTGATTCATATTCCTGAAAGTATGCAAAAAAAATATTCTGAAGATTTACTTGAGGATTTGCAGAATGAATTTTATACTGTTGTGGTATTAGGTGAGTTTAAAAGAGGAAAATCGACATTTGTAAACTCGCTATTAGGTGAGAACTTGTTGCCAGTTGATGTTACGCCTACAACTGCTACAATAAACGCTATGCTTTGGAATGAAGAAAGACAAATGTCTGTTTATAATATGGATGGTACAGTGGAGAAATTAGAACTTAACAACCAATATCTAAAAAAATATGTTGCGGGTACAGACTTTGATCCTAATACAATTCAGTATATAAAAGTAGGTATGCCTTCAGAAATTTTAAAAAACAATGTGGTTTTAGTAGATACACCAGGTGTTGATGATTTGAATCAGCAGAGAGTAGATGTTACATATAAATTTATTCCAAGAGCTGATGCAGTGCTATTTTTACTTGATGCTACAAGTCCTGTAAGGAGAACTGAAAAAGAATTTATTGAAGATAACCTTCTAAGCAAGGGGATTGATAAAATAATGTTTATTGCTAATTTCATAGACCAGATAGATGAGGACGAACTCGAAGAGGTAGTTGATGATATATCAGACAGACTTAAAAATGCATTAGGAGGTAGAGAGGTACAATTATTTGGAATATCTGCAAGGAATGCATTAGAGGCAAGGATTAATGGAGATGAATTACTTCTTGAACAATCAGGTATTTTACTGGTAGAAGATGCTATGACTAAACTAATTGATTCTGGAGCACAAACTGAAGAAAAAATTAGTCGTTATAAAAAGAGATTTATTATGATATTAAATGCAAGTGAGCGTGAATTAGAGTCTTTAATTCTAATAGAAAGTGCTAGTGTAGATGAACTTCAATCTGGACTTGAAAACATATCAAAAATGATAAAAGAAGAAGAAAGACGAAAAGAAGCCTTGGGCGAATATGTAAGAAGACAGGAATATGAAATGATTGCAATAGTAAGAAAGTCTGTAAATCATTTTGGAGAAAATCTTAGAAATGATATTTTGGAAAAGGTTGAAGAGTTTAAGGGCGTTGATTTTAAGGAGTTTATAGAAAAATATTTACCTAGGATGATAAAAAGAGGTGTTAATGGATGGATTGAACAAAATATGGGTGGAATAAGTAAGATGCTTCAGATGCTTGAAAGAGAACTTGCACTTGGACTTTCAAAACATTTTAATGCATCATTTACTAAATTTAATCTTGATATAGGTTTTGTTGAGGTAGATAAAACAAAATTATATTCGTTTCAAATTAAAGCTGAAGATATATCACGTACGCCTATAACAGCTGGAGTAATCGCAGCATCTCTTGGGACAGTTGGGGCTCTAATGGTAGGTTCTGTTTTACTGCCTTTTGTTGGAATGGCTGGATATCCGTTTATATCAAAAAAAATGATGCAGGGTAAACTTGCTGCTGCTAAGGTTAAACTTCTGCCAGAGCTTAATATTGCTTTAGATACTGTAGTAGAAAATTTTTCTTCTGGTCTGGATGATTTAGTTTTAAGTAAAACAAAAGAAATTAAGAATGCCTGTAGTGAAACCTACGATAAATTAATAAATTCTAAACTGTTAGTTATTCAAAGAGAAATTAAAGAAAAACAAAATTTAAGTTTTAATTCAAAAGGGCGAATTGACACTTTTAATAAATCAATAGACAATATTAACAAATTAAGAAAAATTATTAATGAAGGCGGTATGTAA
- a CDS encoding dynamin family protein, which produces MKANDESNNLVSYKNKQIVKQVKKSSWHMIESPNNIMSFFLGRVAKEIQMFQELNKNARDINELSKDSAVPFTVVIMGEFKTGKSTFINALLGEDCLKSDVTPATAVVTRLVYSEKKTLKAYSDNEQYKEYSIKMLERLSSESDPEGKKLRANIHHLDVGLPNPILKDLIIVDTPGLNANPIHTEATKQFVNRADLVLWVFSYAKAGSRTELSEIKNLGEKLRPMGIVNRIDEIDPEEEDIDEILEDLKKRMGADVSYIVGISAFEAREAQKSNDPVRLKNSKWEEFDKIFKNELIGNCEFKKYKSNLLKLKDCLKELYASIISKEDEYKKLFDNYNTINNEIENLKKRQEYFNEYMQNWSPEQNVSLIGLTVRLFNLPGEIENATQINLIKKSIEKADVVLIEEAKEIYNLEKKLDVDIKNNIKESNTTIIESQIDSIKSRNSSLKTRISKNEKEIIQFLKNGREAINKNIKSISDILCDLEKEKSEVILLRKKTNWIVEYGDILKNNIIAEINQGLIYVYNNIELDGTTMPDTIGINGLMNKIDFLLVAISNKLGDDIDIIKTNEFILNDSTVPLNVYCNGAKTNCEVSKEKYFTRTNIFENNFNNNESKKTYTFKNGNRCKITWKDSKMVGDIQCIFNDGNTYNATLENNNLIGSGLYLFENDYSYSGSFINFEFNGRGTLDYKDGDIYVGEFLNDKLHGAGTYTFADDSEYKGDFKNNLINGQGIFTNINGDKYEGKFNGIEDCVGKIYYTNGECYNGDIKFLIKHGKGELRYESGETYQGEFQNDKVHGHGTYYFNNGTKFIGEFIDTIRIGILHLNNGNKIISKWNGNVAETQATIQYPSGDQFKGQVTLDKRNGQGVFIRCNGDKYEGLWKDDILLGSTKYILNNGDTYIGELKNNSVVGNGTLTFSNGDKYNGNISNGIAKGKGQLITKVGKVYNGDFVNGSINGLGVEISPQEYKYNGNFKDGKKFGQGHLIYENKREYIGNFDNNAINIYQGIFIFVFENGNIFEGEYLTEKQIVMGTYKFTNDNAYRGNLIGNKVVGYGTYKFENGEVYSGDFEDGLFSGNGELLKINGDKYIGQFKNNKKNGKINLIRNNGDKINAIWKEDILVGNVVIDYINGDQYQGPLIDLKKQGLGSYSLSNGDKYYGDFNNDLMNGDGTLTKVNGDIYIGKFFNDKLAGKVKINYCTGNNYIGEYNQGKSGKGIYNILNMGEYEGIWINDRTCKNAVYRFLNGNIFYGDIFDNKMYEFGKLVYNNGTQYQGEFKENMYNGVGKLYFLSKDIYEGEFYNNKMHGQGNYTYNNGEKCIGLFENDSFIKGIYNFINGNQYSGELLKSKMNGVGTLKYVDGAVYVGQFKDGLQNGQGNFKNAKGNEFNGEFKNGKLNGKVTVYYINGDNYDGTFRYGKKHGLGIYKYSNGDLYQCEFLEGVLANKIKILEKVMTKKVGLFDFKKWF; this is translated from the coding sequence ATGAAAGCAAATGATGAATCTAATAATTTAGTTTCTTATAAGAATAAACAAATAGTAAAACAAGTAAAAAAAAGTTCGTGGCATATGATCGAATCACCTAATAATATTATGAGCTTTTTTTTAGGAAGAGTAGCTAAAGAAATACAAATGTTTCAAGAACTTAATAAAAATGCTCGAGATATTAATGAGCTTTCAAAAGATTCAGCAGTACCATTTACAGTAGTTATAATGGGAGAGTTTAAAACAGGAAAATCCACTTTTATTAATGCACTGTTAGGTGAAGACTGTTTGAAGTCTGATGTTACGCCTGCAACGGCTGTAGTAACAAGGTTAGTATATAGCGAGAAGAAAACATTGAAAGCTTATTCTGATAACGAACAGTATAAGGAATATTCTATTAAAATGTTAGAGCGGTTATCATCGGAGAGTGATCCTGAAGGAAAAAAACTTCGTGCTAACATCCATCATTTGGACGTTGGTCTTCCAAATCCTATTCTTAAAGATCTAATAATCGTAGATACTCCTGGATTAAATGCAAATCCTATTCATACCGAGGCAACAAAGCAATTTGTAAATCGTGCTGATTTAGTTCTTTGGGTTTTTTCCTATGCAAAGGCTGGTTCTAGAACTGAATTATCTGAGATAAAGAATTTAGGTGAAAAATTGCGTCCTATGGGCATAGTTAATAGGATTGATGAAATTGATCCAGAAGAAGAGGATATTGATGAAATATTGGAAGATTTAAAAAAAAGGATGGGAGCGGATGTAAGCTATATTGTTGGTATTTCTGCATTTGAAGCAAGAGAGGCACAAAAGAGTAATGATCCTGTAAGATTAAAAAATAGTAAATGGGAAGAGTTTGATAAAATTTTTAAAAATGAGCTAATTGGGAATTGTGAATTCAAAAAATATAAAAGCAATCTTCTAAAGCTAAAGGACTGTTTAAAGGAGTTATATGCATCCATTATATCTAAGGAAGATGAATACAAGAAGCTTTTCGATAATTATAACACTATAAATAATGAAATAGAAAACCTTAAGAAAAGGCAGGAATATTTCAATGAATATATGCAAAACTGGAGTCCAGAGCAAAATGTTAGTTTGATTGGATTGACTGTCAGACTTTTTAATTTGCCAGGAGAAATAGAAAACGCTACACAGATAAATTTAATAAAAAAAAGCATAGAGAAAGCAGATGTTGTGTTAATAGAGGAAGCTAAAGAAATTTATAACTTAGAAAAAAAATTAGATGTAGATATAAAAAACAACATAAAAGAAAGTAACACGACGATAATAGAGTCACAAATTGACAGTATAAAAAGCAGAAATAGTTCATTGAAAACACGTATAAGCAAGAATGAAAAAGAAATAATACAATTTTTAAAAAACGGTCGTGAGGCCATAAATAAAAACATTAAAAGTATTTCTGATATTTTATGTGATTTAGAAAAAGAGAAGAGTGAAGTAATTTTATTGAGGAAAAAAACTAATTGGATTGTAGAATATGGAGACATTTTAAAGAATAATATAATTGCAGAAATTAATCAAGGTCTTATATATGTATATAATAATATTGAATTAGATGGGACAACTATGCCTGATACTATCGGTATAAATGGACTAATGAATAAAATTGATTTTTTATTAGTAGCAATTTCAAATAAATTGGGCGATGATATTGATATAATCAAAACCAATGAATTTATATTAAATGATAGTACAGTGCCCCTAAATGTATATTGTAATGGTGCAAAAACAAATTGTGAAGTAAGTAAAGAAAAATATTTTACTCGAACAAATATATTTGAAAATAATTTTAATAATAACGAAAGTAAAAAAACATATACATTTAAAAATGGTAATAGATGCAAAATAACTTGGAAAGATAGCAAAATGGTTGGTGATATACAATGCATTTTCAATGATGGTAATACCTATAATGCTACATTGGAAAATAATAACTTAATAGGTTCAGGGTTATATTTATTTGAAAATGATTATAGCTATTCTGGTTCTTTTATAAATTTTGAGTTTAATGGAAGAGGTACTCTTGATTATAAAGATGGAGATATATATGTTGGTGAATTTTTAAATGATAAGCTCCATGGTGCTGGAACTTATACATTTGCAGATGATTCTGAGTATAAGGGAGATTTTAAAAACAATCTGATTAATGGTCAAGGAATTTTTACTAATATAAACGGAGACAAGTATGAAGGAAAATTTAATGGCATAGAAGATTGTGTAGGTAAAATATACTATACTAATGGAGAATGTTATAACGGCGATATTAAATTTTTAATAAAACATGGGAAAGGTGAGTTAAGGTACGAATCTGGAGAAACATATCAAGGAGAATTTCAAAACGATAAAGTTCATGGTCATGGAACATATTACTTTAATAATGGTACTAAATTTATAGGGGAATTTATTGACACTATTAGAATTGGAATTTTACACCTCAATAATGGTAATAAAATAATTTCTAAATGGAATGGAAATGTGGCGGAAACACAAGCAACTATTCAGTACCCTAGTGGTGATCAATTTAAAGGCCAAGTTACATTAGATAAAAGAAATGGACAGGGTGTCTTTATTAGATGCAATGGAGATAAATATGAAGGGCTTTGGAAAGATGATATTTTACTTGGAAGTACTAAATATATATTGAATAATGGGGATACATATATCGGAGAACTTAAAAATAATAGTGTTGTTGGTAATGGTACTCTTACGTTTAGTAATGGAGATAAATACAATGGAAATATATCTAATGGAATAGCTAAAGGAAAGGGTCAGTTAATTACAAAAGTAGGAAAAGTATATAATGGAGATTTTGTTAATGGAAGCATTAATGGTTTAGGAGTTGAAATAAGTCCTCAAGAGTATAAATATAATGGAAATTTTAAAGATGGTAAAAAATTTGGACAAGGACATCTAATATATGAAAATAAAAGAGAGTATATTGGCAACTTTGACAATAATGCTATAAATATTTATCAAGGAATATTTATTTTTGTATTTGAAAATGGTAATATATTTGAAGGTGAATATTTAACAGAAAAGCAGATTGTTATGGGAACATATAAGTTTACAAATGATAATGCATATCGTGGAAATTTGATTGGAAATAAAGTTGTAGGATATGGTACATATAAATTTGAAAATGGTGAAGTTTATAGTGGGGATTTTGAAGACGGTTTATTTAGTGGAAATGGTGAACTTCTTAAAATTAACGGAGATAAATATATAGGACAATTTAAAAACAATAAAAAGAATGGTAAAATTAATTTGATACGTAATAACGGAGATAAAATAAATGCTATATGGAAGGAAGACATATTAGTAGGTAATGTTGTGATAGATTACATTAATGGAGATCAATATCAGGGGCCGTTGATTGATCTAAAAAAACAAGGCTTGGGGTCATATTCTCTAAGTAATGGGGATAAGTATTATGGTGATTTTAACAATGATTTAATGAATGGTGATGGAACTTTAACTAAAGTAAATGGGGATATATATATAGGTAAATTTTTTAATGATAAACTTGCTGGGAAAGTAAAAATTAATTATTGTACTGGTAATAATTATATCGGTGAATATAATCAAGGTAAGAGTGGCAAAGGTATCTATAATATACTTAACATGGGTGAATATGAAGGGATATGGATTAATGACAGAACGTGTAAAAATGCTGTATATAGATTTTTAAATGGCAATATTTTTTATGGAGATATATTTGATAATAAGATGTATGAATTCGGTAAACTGGTTTATAATAATGGAACGCAGTACCAAGGTGAATTTAAAGAAAATATGTATAATGGGGTAGGAAAATTATACTTTTTAAGTAAGGATATTTATGAAGGTGAATTTTACAATAATAAGATGCATGGGCAAGGAAATTACACATATAACAATGGAGAAAAGTGTATAGGATTGTTTGAAAATGATAGTTTCATAAAAGGAATATATAATTTTATAAATGGCAATCAGTATTCAGGAGAATTGCTAAAAAGTAAGATGAACGGAGTAGGAACTTTAAAATATGTAGATGGTGCTGTTTATGTAGGTCAATTTAAGGATGGACTTCAAAATGGACAAGGTAATTTTAAAAATGCCAAAGGTAATGAATTCAATGGCGAGTTTAAAAATGGAAAATTGAACGGAAAAGTCACAGTTTATTATATAAACGGAGATAATTATGATGGCACATTTAGATATGGTAAAAAACATGGATTAGGAATTTATAAATATTCTAATGGTGATTTATATCAGTGTGAATTTTTAGAAGGTGTTCTTGCTAATAAAATAAAAATACTAGAGAAAGTAATGACTAAGAAGGTAGGTTTATTCGATTTTAAAAAATGGTTCTAA
- a CDS encoding zinc ribbon domain-containing protein, with product MAFKDSFSKITKSLSDGASNVVQKSNDLIEISKLNAEIDIIEKKKEIIYLGIGKLVYNSYITKVELKEEIKNKCDDLIEYDEEIKKIREQIFNVKKIKKCSNCGIKIDIDTSFCPNCGNKQELVKSNNSAEFSDSIEDDDTL from the coding sequence ATGGCTTTTAAAGATAGTTTTTCAAAAATAACCAAATCTTTAAGTGATGGTGCTTCTAATGTTGTACAAAAATCAAATGATTTAATAGAAATATCCAAGCTAAATGCTGAAATTGATATTATAGAAAAAAAGAAAGAAATTATTTATTTGGGGATAGGTAAGTTAGTGTATAACAGTTACATAACTAAAGTGGAATTAAAAGAAGAGATTAAAAATAAATGTGATGATTTAATTGAATATGATGAAGAAATAAAAAAAATTAGAGAGCAAATATTTAATGTGAAGAAAATTAAAAAGTGTTCTAATTGTGGAATTAAGATAGATATTGACACTAGTTTTTGTCCTAATTGTGGAAATAAGCAGGAATTGGTAAAAAGTAATAATTCTGCTGAATTTAGTGATTCTATTGAGGATGATGATACATTATAA
- the citX gene encoding citrate lyase holo-[acyl-carrier protein] synthase has protein sequence MYTAEDIMLAREIRIKYQEELVKQYKIPLLVIRVNYPGINKNNYYSHEITRIMYKIICELFSNSIIFKKIITTAEGLIVIMCINNGARDIKLTTLNLEDNHILGRCVDLDVYDENGRSISRRNFGLEMRKCYICDDIAHICVRSQKHSIEDVEGFIKSRFSEYTKKFATI, from the coding sequence ATGTATACAGCAGAAGATATAATGCTCGCAAGAGAAATACGAATTAAATATCAAGAAGAACTAGTGAAGCAATATAAAATCCCACTACTGGTTATTAGAGTTAATTATCCAGGAATTAATAAAAACAATTATTATTCACATGAAATAACTAGGATTATGTACAAAATAATCTGTGAACTGTTTTCTAATTCTATTATCTTTAAAAAAATCATTACAACTGCAGAAGGCTTAATTGTAATCATGTGTATTAATAATGGAGCAAGAGATATCAAATTAACTACACTTAATTTAGAGGATAACCACATTTTAGGAAGATGTGTAGACCTAGATGTATATGATGAAAATGGTAGAAGTATTAGTAGAAGAAATTTTGGGTTAGAAATGAGAAAATGCTATATTTGTGACGATATAGCTCATATTTGTGTAAGAAGTCAAAAACACAGCATAGAAGATGTTGAAGGATTTATTAAAAGCAGATTTTCAGAATATACGAAAAAATTTGCAACTATATAA
- the citC gene encoding [citrate (pro-3S)-lyase] ligase: MYGYNVEIINLKDEYKLKEVKDFLQTFDLLLDDNVDYTIVIRQNEDIKATCSKSKNVFKCFAISNDLRGEGVCTILLEALTDKLFKEGIYHSFIFTKVKNTDIFISLGYKLVHKIENVALLESGIYYIEEYLENIKKEYNITSNIQRSAIVMNCNPFTLGHMYLIEEAARQSAEVLVFIVEEDKSSFPFIYRYSMVKEGVSHLNNVRVIKGGEYIISQATFPSYFLRKEDVILKAYTTLDASIFGRYFCKALNITKRFIGEEPYCKVTNAYNEALKQILPTYGTKVVEIKRKAIMGAIISASNVRKLIKEDQINHIEHIVPISTWKFLNTLVGKEIVEKIRISDSPH; the protein is encoded by the coding sequence ATGTATGGTTATAATGTTGAAATAATTAATTTAAAGGATGAATATAAGTTAAAAGAAGTTAAAGATTTTTTACAAACATTTGACCTACTACTTGATGACAACGTCGATTATACTATAGTTATTAGACAAAATGAAGATATTAAAGCCACTTGCTCTAAGTCAAAAAACGTGTTCAAATGTTTTGCAATTTCAAATGATTTAAGAGGAGAAGGGGTATGCACTATATTGCTAGAAGCACTAACGGATAAACTTTTTAAGGAAGGTATTTATCATAGTTTTATATTCACTAAGGTAAAAAATACTGATATATTTATATCCCTTGGATACAAGCTTGTACATAAGATAGAGAATGTAGCCCTGCTTGAAAGTGGAATATATTATATAGAAGAATATTTAGAAAACATAAAAAAAGAATACAATATAACTTCAAATATTCAAAGGTCAGCAATAGTTATGAATTGTAATCCCTTCACCTTGGGACATATGTATTTAATAGAAGAGGCCGCACGGCAAAGCGCAGAAGTGCTAGTATTTATAGTTGAAGAAGATAAATCCTCTTTTCCATTTATCTATAGATATTCTATGGTTAAAGAAGGTGTTTCCCATTTAAATAATGTGCGGGTGATTAAAGGTGGAGAATATATTATTTCACAGGCTACGTTCCCATCCTATTTTTTAAGAAAAGAAGATGTAATACTAAAGGCATATACTACATTAGATGCATCAATTTTCGGAAGATATTTTTGTAAAGCTCTAAATATAACTAAAAGATTTATAGGAGAAGAACCTTATTGTAAAGTTACAAACGCTTATAATGAAGCATTAAAACAAATACTACCCACCTATGGAACCAAAGTTGTAGAAATAAAAAGGAAAGCTATTATGGGCGCCATTATCAGTGCTTCAAATGTCAGGAAGTTAATTAAGGAAGACCAAATAAACCATATTGAACATATAGTACCAATTTCCACATGGAAATTTTTAAATACTCTAGTAGGAAAGGAGATAGTGGAGAAAATAAGAATCAGCGATTCTCCACATTAA
- a CDS encoding GntR family transcriptional regulator, which produces MDIEIIKNNGVLLHIQVKMQIMDAIKKGTLRVGTKLPTERELSQQLNVSRNTVSAAYKALEQDGVLKSYQGKGTFVVEEATCWESLDVKKKIIKFIDLGLEEALEIGMEPEVFLDLVIQRVVEKKQLMEKVVAIYVECNIEQAKMFSEQLSNNSNMNVMHMTISELEKMDNGTKDKIGKAEFIITTFNHVNEVTSLTVGLNKEILGVAIKPNLEPIVKIARYGEHTKFAFVCISEQFMFKVKSALEKAGLSEIDIEYSNTTDYNELKDIIQKSDVMIVSPGRFTDVNNINSSNKEIIQFLYSLDEGSVKALKSRIIEIEFKK; this is translated from the coding sequence ATGGACATTGAAATAATTAAAAATAATGGAGTACTACTTCATATCCAAGTTAAAATGCAAATTATGGATGCGATTAAAAAAGGAACCCTAAGGGTTGGAACAAAATTACCTACAGAGAGAGAATTGTCCCAACAGTTAAATGTAAGTAGAAACACTGTAAGTGCTGCGTATAAAGCATTGGAGCAAGATGGAGTTTTGAAATCATATCAAGGAAAAGGAACGTTTGTAGTTGAAGAAGCTACATGCTGGGAGAGCCTAGATGTGAAAAAAAAGATTATAAAATTTATTGACTTAGGACTAGAGGAAGCTTTAGAAATAGGAATGGAACCGGAAGTGTTTTTAGATTTAGTAATACAAAGGGTAGTTGAGAAAAAACAGTTAATGGAGAAAGTAGTAGCAATATACGTAGAGTGCAATATAGAACAAGCTAAAATGTTTAGTGAGCAACTTAGTAACAATAGTAATATGAATGTAATGCATATGACCATAAGTGAATTAGAAAAGATGGACAATGGTACGAAGGATAAGATTGGAAAGGCTGAGTTTATAATAACCACATTCAATCACGTTAATGAAGTTACAAGTTTAACTGTTGGCCTTAATAAAGAAATTCTAGGAGTTGCTATAAAACCTAATTTAGAACCAATAGTTAAGATTGCTAGATATGGCGAGCATACAAAGTTTGCATTTGTATGTATATCTGAACAATTTATGTTTAAAGTGAAAAGTGCGTTAGAAAAAGCGGGATTATCTGAAATTGATATAGAATACTCAAATACCACTGATTATAATGAACTTAAGGATATAATTCAAAAATCAGATGTGATGATAGTATCACCTGGAAGATTTACGGATGTAAATAATATTAATTCTAGTAATAAGGAGATAATACAATTTTTATATAGTTTAGATGAGGGATCAGTAAAAGCACTTAAGTCGAGGATTATTGAGATAGAGTTTAAAAAATAA
- the glmS gene encoding methylaspartate mutase subunit S codes for MTKKTLVLGVIGSDCHAVGNKILDYALTEAGFNVINIGVLSPQEDFINAAVETNADAIIVSSLYGQGEIDCRGIREKCDEAGLKGILLLVGGNIVVGKQNWQQVTKRFRAMGFDRIYPPGTSIETTIHDLREDLGITTLLGVI; via the coding sequence ATGACTAAAAAGACTTTAGTTCTAGGAGTAATAGGATCAGATTGTCACGCAGTTGGCAATAAAATTTTAGATTATGCTTTAACGGAAGCTGGATTTAATGTTATAAATATAGGGGTACTTTCTCCACAAGAGGATTTTATTAATGCAGCTGTTGAAACTAATGCAGATGCTATAATAGTATCCTCGCTTTACGGACAAGGAGAAATCGATTGCAGAGGTATAAGAGAAAAATGTGATGAAGCAGGTTTGAAGGGTATATTGCTTCTTGTAGGTGGGAATATAGTTGTAGGAAAACAAAATTGGCAACAAGTAACCAAGAGATTTCGTGCAATGGGATTTGATAGGATATATCCACCAGGTACTAGCATTGAGACAACAATACATGATTTAAGAGAGGATTTAGGAATTACGACATTATTAGGAGTGATATAA